The Thermoproteales archaeon genomic interval TTCTCTATCTATATCGGCGAACACTGGTATGGCGTTTTGATGTACTATTGAAGATGCTGAAGCAATGAATGTAAAAGGTGAAGTAATAACTTCGTCTCCAGGACCTACGCCTACAGCTCTCAACGCTACATGTAAAGCGACAGTCCCGTTCATTAGCGCTACTGCATGCTTAACGCCTAGAAATTCTGCAAAAGCTTTTTCAAACATTCTAGTATATTTTCCCTTAGCTGGTAATGTTAGCTCGCCAGATTTCAAAACATCTACAACAGCGTTTATTTCCCGATCGGTAAATTTAGGTAGGATAAAAAGTGGCTCGTCAAAGACAGGCTTACCGCCTTCTATTGCCGGAGTTTCGTTGATGATTGTCATCTCGATCATTTATAAATCTGACAGGAAACTATAATTTGTATCGCATATTCTTTACTTTAATGGATGCCCGTACTATAGCGAAGATTAGCATAATTATAGGAGTTTTAGTAGTTTCTCCAGCTAGTATACTTGTTAAGCTGTGCAACGCTCCAGCCATTATAATTGCGGTTTATAGGCTTGGAATTTCTGGAGCTGTAATGAGCCTAATCGCATTAAAGAGTATGAAGGAAATATTAGAACTCTCCAAGAAAACGAAGACTTTATTGTTTTTAGCTGGTTTTTCTCTTGCTATTCACTTTACAGTATGGTTTGAATCTCTCGAATACACGACAGTTATGAGTAGCATATTAATAACGAATTCCGCGCCTATAATAGTGCTAGCATTATCTGCTATTTTTCTGAAAGAAAAAATTATAAAAAGGGAGGCGGCTGGAGTTATTTTATCTCTTTTAGGTGCATCGGTAATAATGCACGGGCATACATTTGAATTACACTTTTACGGGGATTTCCTAGCCTTAATAGGAGCCATCACCTTAGCCGTTTACTTTATCATAGGTAGAGTCGTAAGACCTTACCTATCTCTATTTCCTTACGTAGCCGTTGTCTATTCTACAGCGTTTACAGTATTGCTTGCAATTTCATATTTTCTAGGATTAGATTTAATAGGATATAGAGGCATAGACTATGTTTACATGGCATTTCTTGCTCTAGGTCCTTCATGCATAGGACATACATCGTATAACTATGCTGTTAAATATCTTAAAGCTTACATCGTAAGCTTAAGCATACTCATAGAGCCTTTTGCAGCATCAATACTAGCTTTTATTATTTTCAACGAGATTCCAAAAATTACGACTATTATTGGAGGAGCGTTTATTTTAACCGGTGTCACAGTTACTTTGAAAGAATGATCATCTAAGCTCGTTGATCAGGAGTATTAAATCTTTCATACTTTTGATTTCTATAGCGTCTGTTCTTAGCACCAACTTTAACATTTTAGGCTTTGCTTTGTTACCTATGACTATAAGATTTTTATTTTTCCACGATAATGATATCGTTAAATTTTTCTTTTTAATATACTCAGCCAAGTCTTTAATTTTAGAAAATTGAGACAATAAGCTTTTTTCTTCGGTCGGTAATTTTAGCAAAATTTTAAGTCCTTTCAAAGGCTTGACATTTTCCAAGTTTACCAGCATATTTCCTTTATAAAAAGTAGTTTTCAATACGTCTTCTCCATCAACATTTAGCTTGATACTGCCTGAATCTAGACTGGACAGAAAATTTATTAAAAAATAGGGAGATTTTTTCAATAATTTTTTCATGCTTAAACCATTTATTCTTTTACGTAGTGAACGTCGACTTTTATAGAGCCTGTTATCTTCACGGGTTTTCCAGCAAAATCTATCGTAAGATCTTCAAAAGTTAATACTAAGTCAGATCCCTTACCAGCTAATTTTTCAATTATCTCGGATACAGTTTCGGCTATTTTTTCACCCATAAGATCACCATACTAAATAGTTAAAAATAGTATATAAACATTAATTTATAAAAAATGGATATGCAAAGCAAAAAATCGAGTATAATTAAAGCTATTAAACAAACAGTTGATCTGAAAATAGAAGATTTCGTTGCTTGGAAGATAGCAAAGGATACAAATGATCCATTTAAAGTGCTTATAGCAACGATATTATCTCAAAACACAACCGATAAAGCTGCTATCCTAGCTTTCTAC includes:
- a CDS encoding EamA family transporter — protein: MDARTIAKISIIIGVLVVSPASILVKLCNAPAIIIAVYRLGISGAVMSLIALKSMKEILELSKKTKTLLFLAGFSLAIHFTVWFESLEYTTVMSSILITNSAPIIVLALSAIFLKEKIIKREAAGVILSLLGASVIMHGHTFELHFYGDFLALIGAITLAVYFIIGRVVRPYLSLFPYVAVVYSTAFTVLLAISYFLGLDLIGYRGIDYVYMAFLALGPSCIGHTSYNYAVKYLKAYIVSLSILIEPFAASILAFIIFNEIPKITTIIGGAFILTGVTVTLKE